One segment of Zhihengliuella halotolerans DNA contains the following:
- a CDS encoding 3-methyladenine DNA glycosylase, with translation MLSLPESEWLPRAAAYEARVERFAAPFLERRMRQQKHPVEDFLFTYYTQKPGQLQRWHPGAGVVLEGSAAAQRLGWKFYTENDGGVGLDLEAFGAARAEAIRFARIILAGTASRPGNFACFGLHEWAMAYKSESNGIRHEYLPLRLGAAGTDRVVQEHRIRCTHFDAFRFYTPEAVPLNELQPTRETQRDLEQPGCLHANMDLYKWAYKLTPAVPSELVMDCFELAWDIRTMDMRASPYDLTDWGYEPIRIETPEGKAEYVRLQKEFAERSDALRGRLLTVANALPSAV, from the coding sequence ATGCTCTCCCTCCCCGAATCCGAGTGGCTTCCGCGCGCCGCCGCCTACGAGGCACGCGTGGAGCGCTTCGCCGCGCCCTTTCTCGAGCGCCGGATGCGGCAGCAGAAGCACCCCGTGGAGGACTTCCTCTTCACCTACTACACCCAGAAGCCCGGTCAGTTGCAGCGCTGGCACCCGGGCGCCGGCGTCGTGCTGGAGGGCTCAGCCGCCGCGCAGCGGCTCGGCTGGAAGTTCTACACGGAGAACGACGGCGGCGTGGGCCTCGATCTGGAGGCGTTCGGCGCCGCTCGGGCCGAGGCGATCCGCTTCGCGCGCATCATCCTGGCGGGCACGGCGAGCCGGCCGGGGAACTTCGCGTGCTTCGGGCTGCACGAGTGGGCGATGGCGTACAAGTCGGAGAGCAACGGGATCCGGCACGAGTACCTGCCCCTGCGGCTCGGCGCCGCCGGGACGGACCGGGTGGTTCAGGAGCACCGGATCCGCTGCACGCACTTCGACGCGTTCCGGTTCTACACGCCGGAGGCCGTGCCCCTCAACGAACTCCAGCCGACGCGGGAGACCCAGCGCGACCTGGAACAGCCGGGCTGCCTGCACGCGAACATGGATCTCTACAAGTGGGCGTACAAGCTCACGCCGGCGGTTCCGAGCGAGCTGGTGATGGACTGCTTCGAGCTCGCGTGGGACATCCGCACCATGGACATGCGGGCTTCGCCCTACGACCTGACGGATTGGGGTTACGAGCCGATCCGGATCGAAACGCCGGAGGGCAAGGCCGAGTACGTGCGGCTGCAGAAAGAGTTCGCCGAGCGGTCCGATGCGCTGCGCGGTCGGCTGCTGACAGTCGCGAACGCGCTGCCGTCAGCCGTCTGA
- a CDS encoding aminoglycoside 3'-phosphotransferase, with protein MTYRPLAAAPEADVEVPEPVAEYAAGRGADGERLVPVWLNQLGGLTFRLRLPSGGVEYAKWSPASAGVDLEDEAERLAWAAPFTPVPRPLHSARHDDGAQLLVTAAVPGEAAVSPRWIARPDQAARAIGAGLRALHDALPVEDCPFDWSLASRLTDAKDPARGRELAGAAPGVDRLVVCHGDACAPNTLIGADGYWSAHVDLGALGIADFWADLSIAAWSTVWNYGPGFEGLVYAGYGVEPDAERIAFYREVWDAT; from the coding sequence GTGACCTACCGACCACTCGCGGCCGCGCCCGAAGCCGACGTCGAGGTGCCCGAGCCCGTTGCCGAATACGCCGCCGGCCGCGGCGCCGATGGCGAGCGCCTCGTCCCCGTCTGGCTGAACCAGCTCGGCGGCCTGACGTTCCGGCTGCGCCTGCCGTCCGGCGGGGTCGAGTACGCCAAATGGTCGCCGGCCTCGGCCGGCGTCGATCTGGAGGACGAGGCCGAGCGCCTGGCCTGGGCCGCGCCGTTCACGCCGGTCCCACGCCCGCTCCACTCGGCCCGGCACGACGACGGGGCCCAGCTGCTCGTCACGGCCGCGGTTCCCGGTGAGGCAGCGGTGTCGCCCCGCTGGATCGCCCGTCCGGACCAGGCGGCGCGAGCCATCGGTGCCGGCCTGCGGGCCCTGCACGACGCACTGCCCGTGGAGGACTGCCCGTTCGACTGGTCGCTGGCCTCGCGCCTGACCGACGCGAAGGACCCGGCGCGCGGGCGGGAACTGGCCGGCGCGGCGCCCGGCGTCGACCGACTCGTCGTCTGCCACGGCGACGCGTGCGCGCCGAACACCCTCATCGGCGCGGACGGATACTGGAGCGCCCACGTGGACCTCGGCGCCCTGGGTATCGCCGATTTCTGGGCGGACCTCTCGATAGCGGCCTGGAGCACGGTCTGGAACTACGGCCCCGGCTTCGAGGGCCTCGTCTACGCCGGCTACGGCGTCGAACCCGACGCGGAGCGGATCGCGTTCTACCGTGAGGTCTGGGACGCGACCTGA
- a CDS encoding helix-turn-helix domain-containing protein, with protein sequence MSEQLRRVGASMRARRIELGLSQVEFCEQLGIDRSRISAIERGVPGRSAILAEVADALGMDLFALPREDRRAASVRAEDVEAASNRRVARSRQ encoded by the coding sequence ATGAGCGAGCAATTGCGAAGGGTCGGCGCTTCGATGCGTGCCAGGAGAATCGAGCTCGGATTGTCGCAGGTGGAATTCTGCGAGCAGCTGGGGATCGACAGGAGTCGGATCAGCGCGATCGAGCGCGGCGTCCCTGGCAGGAGCGCAATCCTCGCGGAAGTGGCCGATGCTCTCGGGATGGATCTATTCGCCCTCCCGCGCGAAGATCGTCGAGCGGCGTCGGTCCGGGCTGAAGATGTCGAGGCGGCAAGCAATCGCCGAGTGGCTAGGAGCCGGCAATGA